A part of Silvimonas soli genomic DNA contains:
- a CDS encoding C40 family peptidase has translation MILALLVGFTMYGAQADDLPNAGTNAASAPASSSWFSGGSSSKSAKPARASSTDRTTKTPTDQSTEADPGPDPAQPAQQLLLQAMSLIGVKYKWGGKTPESGLDCSGFVRYVFQNSLNITLPHNALAMSQAGQDVDKSELKPGDLVFFNTLRRRFSHVGIYLGDNRFVHAPRTGRDIEVANMSQSYWTSRFDGARRVTEVGDQAPNIASLLAMAGSSRENNKAESAAASGQNDSGDAQQGARSCRKVTKGKGRHKHVETVCSKPKTTKTKADSKTSAKTATKSSAKKAPAKTTKKKTTH, from the coding sequence TTGATTCTTGCCCTCCTGGTGGGCTTTACGATGTACGGGGCGCAGGCGGACGACCTTCCCAATGCTGGTACCAACGCGGCCTCGGCGCCAGCGAGTTCCAGCTGGTTTTCCGGTGGTTCCAGCAGCAAAAGCGCCAAGCCAGCGCGCGCGTCCAGTACAGATCGCACTACGAAGACACCTACCGACCAGTCAACTGAGGCTGATCCCGGCCCAGACCCGGCTCAGCCTGCCCAGCAATTGCTGCTACAGGCCATGAGCCTGATTGGTGTTAAATACAAATGGGGCGGCAAAACCCCTGAATCCGGTCTGGATTGCAGTGGCTTCGTGCGTTACGTATTCCAGAATTCGCTCAACATCACCCTGCCCCACAACGCACTGGCCATGAGCCAGGCGGGGCAAGACGTCGACAAGAGCGAATTGAAACCCGGCGATCTGGTGTTCTTCAACACGCTGCGCCGGCGCTTTTCGCACGTCGGTATTTATCTGGGCGATAACCGTTTTGTACATGCGCCACGAACCGGACGCGATATTGAAGTCGCCAACATGTCGCAAAGCTACTGGACCAGCCGCTTTGATGGCGCTCGTCGGGTCACCGAAGTTGGTGATCAGGCGCCCAATATTGCCAGCCTGCTGGCAATGGCAGGTTCATCCCGCGAAAACAATAAAGCTGAATCTGCAGCCGCTTCGGGCCAAAATGACTCGGGCGATGCGCAACAAGGTGCCAGAAGCTGCCGTAAGGTGACCAAAGGCAAGGGCCGCCATAAACACGTAGAAACCGTGTGCAGCAAACCCAAAACGACCAAAACGAAAGCGGACAGCAAGACTTCTGCCAAAACTGCGACCAAAAGCAGTGCCAAAAAGGCCCCGGCGAAGACCACCAAAAAGAAAACAACTCACTAG
- the astA gene encoding arginine N-succinyltransferase, protein MRIRFLRHSDFHALLDLANKAGVGVTTLQPNAERLQARITSSVAAVSRERELGDASYFFVLEDETTGQLVGTSGIEAAVGMNDTWYNYRVGLAVHTSRELDIYKKLTTLFLSSDLTGSSELCSLFLLPDQRGSGNGGLLSRSRFLFMAEFPQRFSEKVIAEMRGVSDENGRSPFWESLGRHFFKMDFARADFLSYVGNKSFIAELMPSYPIYTCLLSEEAQAAVAEVHPATRPARKLLEAEGFRYRGYVDIFDAGPSLECALTDIRAVRDSRVFNALAVAAEVQDGESWLISNRKLADFRCTLAMTHPLEGSLPLRAAVLQRLEIADGDSVRAVKLAP, encoded by the coding sequence ATGCGTATCCGCTTTCTGCGGCACAGTGACTTTCATGCTCTGCTGGATTTGGCCAACAAGGCCGGTGTGGGGGTGACCACTTTGCAGCCCAATGCCGAACGCTTGCAGGCGCGCATTACCTCCAGTGTGGCGGCGGTTTCCAGAGAGCGGGAGCTGGGGGATGCCAGTTATTTCTTTGTACTGGAAGATGAAACGACAGGGCAACTGGTAGGGACGTCTGGCATTGAGGCTGCGGTGGGCATGAACGATACCTGGTACAACTATCGGGTGGGGCTGGCTGTGCATACGTCGCGTGAGCTGGATATCTATAAAAAACTCACCACGCTGTTTTTAAGTTCGGATCTAACCGGATCATCAGAATTGTGTTCGCTTTTCTTGCTGCCTGATCAGCGTGGTTCCGGCAACGGTGGCTTGCTGTCGAGGTCGCGGTTTTTGTTTATGGCGGAGTTTCCGCAGCGTTTTTCCGAAAAGGTCATTGCCGAGATGCGTGGCGTTTCGGATGAGAATGGACGCTCGCCATTCTGGGAAAGCCTGGGGCGGCATTTCTTTAAAATGGATTTTGCGCGGGCCGACTTTCTTTCATATGTCGGCAACAAGTCGTTTATTGCCGAGCTGATGCCCAGTTACCCGATCTACACCTGTTTATTGTCGGAAGAGGCACAAGCCGCAGTCGCCGAGGTTCATCCGGCGACGCGACCTGCGCGCAAGTTGCTGGAGGCTGAAGGTTTTCGCTATCGAGGCTACGTTGACATTTTCGACGCTGGGCCGAGCCTGGAATGCGCGTTGACTGATATCCGCGCCGTTCGGGATAGCCGCGTGTTTAATGCTCTGGCGGTTGCTGCGGAAGTACAAGATGGCGAATCGTGGTTGATCAGCAATCGCAAGCTGGCCGACTTCCGTTGTACCCTGGCAATGACTCACCCACTGGAAGGCAGCTTGCCGTTACGCGCTGCCGTACTGCAGCGACTGGAGATTGCCGACGGGGATAGCGTACGTGCCGTCAAACTGGCGCCGTGA